The Peribacillus sp. FSL P2-0133 genome has a segment encoding these proteins:
- a CDS encoding 2-keto-3-deoxygluconate permease, translated as MRIKAGIEKIPGGMMVVPLFIGALIHTIFPDTATFFGGFTGAMLTGTASILAVFFFCVGATIDVKQSGYIARKGFTLLIGKVIFAALLGYGAALLLPENGIQTGLFSGLSVLVLIAAFNETNGGLYTALMTKLGRTEDAAAFPFISIESGPFFTMIILGVGGLATFPWQTIVSTLIPFAVGMIVGNIDKECREFFGQAVPVLIPFFALALGFGLDFGMIIKSGFMGILMGVAVVFLSGGILYLLDRYVTGSDGVAGVAASSTAGAAVAVPFIIAELNPQFAPVAESATAIIATSVLVTAILTPMLTMWVAKKQEERGIPQRRGMKPTILKDPTVTPIQKAK; from the coding sequence ATGAGAATAAAAGCCGGAATAGAAAAAATCCCTGGTGGAATGATGGTTGTCCCTTTGTTCATAGGTGCTTTGATACATACTATTTTTCCTGACACAGCAACCTTCTTTGGCGGATTCACAGGTGCGATGCTAACAGGTACCGCATCGATATTAGCCGTTTTTTTCTTTTGTGTCGGAGCTACGATAGATGTTAAGCAATCCGGGTATATAGCAAGAAAAGGATTTACATTGCTTATCGGTAAAGTCATATTTGCGGCATTATTAGGATATGGGGCAGCTTTGCTGCTTCCAGAGAACGGGATTCAAACTGGTCTCTTTTCCGGTCTTTCGGTGTTAGTGCTGATAGCAGCATTTAATGAAACGAATGGCGGTCTTTATACCGCACTCATGACAAAATTGGGCAGAACGGAAGATGCTGCTGCATTCCCGTTCATCAGTATTGAAAGCGGACCGTTCTTCACGATGATCATCCTCGGTGTTGGAGGCCTTGCAACGTTTCCATGGCAAACGATCGTCTCCACTTTGATTCCATTTGCAGTCGGTATGATTGTAGGGAATATCGATAAAGAATGCCGGGAATTCTTTGGACAGGCCGTACCGGTCCTTATCCCGTTTTTCGCACTGGCTCTAGGGTTCGGGTTGGATTTTGGCATGATCATAAAATCCGGATTCATGGGTATTTTAATGGGTGTTGCCGTCGTCTTCCTTTCCGGGGGTATCTTATATCTACTGGATCGCTACGTTACAGGCTCGGATGGTGTTGCTGGGGTCGCAGCGTCTTCAACAGCGGGGGCCGCAGTTGCAGTGCCTTTCATTATTGCCGAGTTAAACCCGCAGTTTGCTCCTGTAGCAGAATCGGCAACAGCAATCATCGCGACAAGTGTATTGGTGACAGCAATTCTAACACCCATGCTGACGATGTGGGTTGCAAAGAAACAAGAAGAAAGAGGGATTCCGCAGCGAAGAGGCATGAAACCAACTATTTTGAAAGATCCAACTGTGACTCCCATCCAAAAAGCGAAGTAA
- a CDS encoding sugar kinase, with amino-acid sequence MKELDVITFGEPMTMFYANEVEPLHEVKSFSRAIAGAESNVACGLARLDLDVAYMTKLGNDSFGKFIIGELNKEKVDTTGIRFTSDHSTGMLIKSKVLDGDPEVEYFRKNSAASTLEIDDFSEEYFLQAKHLHATGIPSALSESCHEFTVAAMKFMKNQGKTVSFDPNLRSNLWPDKQKMVDCINQLAYICDFFLPGMSEAEVLTGLQTPEEVAEFYLNKGVKMIVIKLGAEGAYYKNANEEGYIKGFVPEKVVDTVGAGDGFAVGVISGLLEGISTTETVTRGNAIGALQVMSPGDMDGMPSRKKLRDFIESQNKLLNVE; translated from the coding sequence ATGAAAGAATTAGATGTGATCACCTTTGGGGAACCGATGACCATGTTCTATGCAAATGAAGTAGAACCTTTACACGAGGTTAAATCCTTTTCACGAGCGATTGCGGGAGCCGAATCAAACGTAGCTTGCGGATTGGCGCGTCTTGATTTAGATGTTGCTTATATGACGAAACTTGGCAACGACAGTTTCGGTAAGTTCATCATCGGAGAATTGAATAAAGAAAAAGTCGATACGACAGGTATCCGTTTTACAAGTGATCACTCGACAGGAATGCTAATCAAGTCTAAAGTGCTGGACGGAGACCCAGAAGTGGAATATTTCAGAAAAAATTCAGCAGCTTCTACTCTGGAGATTGACGACTTCTCGGAAGAATATTTTCTGCAAGCTAAACATCTGCATGCAACAGGTATCCCATCCGCATTATCTGAAAGCTGCCATGAATTTACGGTTGCTGCCATGAAATTTATGAAGAATCAAGGAAAAACCGTTTCATTTGACCCGAATTTACGGTCTAACCTATGGCCGGATAAACAAAAAATGGTGGATTGCATTAATCAGCTAGCTTACATTTGTGATTTCTTTCTTCCAGGCATGTCTGAAGCGGAAGTTTTAACAGGACTCCAGACACCTGAGGAGGTGGCCGAATTTTATTTGAACAAAGGAGTTAAAATGATTGTCATCAAGCTTGGAGCAGAGGGAGCCTATTATAAAAATGCGAATGAAGAAGGGTATATTAAAGGATTTGTACCCGAAAAAGTCGTTGATACAGTAGGGGCCGGCGATGGTTTTGCCGTCGGGGTGATCAGCGGCTTGCTTGAAGGTATATCCACGACGGAAACCGTTACTCGGGGTAATGCGATTGGCGCCCTGCAAGTCATGTCTCCTGGTGATATGGACGGTATGCCCAGCCGGAAAAAATTACGGGACTTTATTGAAAGTCAGAACAAACTTTTAAACGTTGAATGA
- the kduI gene encoding 5-dehydro-4-deoxy-D-glucuronate isomerase → MEKRYSIHPSQAKHFDTSEIRKNFLVENLFLDDDVSLCYSLDDRIIIGGIKPVSKEVKLEGHDFIKADYFLQRRELGVFNIGGSGKISVDGEVYTLQNRDCLYIGLGCKELIFTSDSDSEPAKFYLASAPAHKNYPIQHVAFKEVQGDEMGSQETANKRTIRRMIHEKGIQSCQLCMGMTELAPGNVWNSMPPHVHDRRVEVYMYFDLAEDAILFHMMGEPDETRHIVMKNEQAVISPPWSIHSGSATSNYTFIWAMAGENYTYEDMDNFPISEMK, encoded by the coding sequence ATGGAAAAACGTTATTCCATTCATCCGTCACAAGCCAAGCACTTCGATACAAGTGAAATCCGCAAAAACTTTTTAGTGGAAAATTTATTTCTCGATGATGACGTTTCTTTATGCTATTCCCTTGATGACAGGATCATCATAGGAGGAATCAAACCTGTTTCTAAAGAGGTTAAGCTTGAGGGCCATGATTTCATAAAAGCTGATTATTTTCTTCAACGAAGAGAATTAGGTGTATTTAATATAGGGGGATCAGGAAAGATCTCAGTTGATGGGGAAGTATATACGCTTCAAAATCGTGATTGTCTGTATATAGGATTAGGTTGTAAAGAGCTGATTTTCACTAGTGATTCAGACTCCGAGCCCGCTAAATTTTATTTAGCCTCTGCTCCAGCACATAAAAATTACCCCATTCAACACGTTGCATTCAAGGAAGTGCAAGGTGATGAAATGGGGTCACAGGAAACGGCAAATAAGCGGACGATTCGCAGGATGATTCATGAAAAAGGTATCCAAAGCTGCCAACTGTGTATGGGAATGACTGAATTGGCTCCAGGAAATGTCTGGAACTCCATGCCTCCTCATGTTCATGACCGCAGAGTGGAAGTTTATATGTATTTTGACTTAGCAGAAGATGCCATTTTGTTCCACATGATGGGTGAACCCGATGAAACAAGGCATATTGTAATGAAAAATGAACAAGCTGTCATTTCACCTCCGTGGTCCATACATAGTGGTTCCGCTACAAGCAACTACACATTTATTTGGGCAATGGCTGGAGAAAATTATACATATGAGGATATGGATAACTTTCCTATTTCAGAAATGAA